In one Rhopalosiphum padi isolate XX-2018 chromosome 3, ASM2088224v1, whole genome shotgun sequence genomic region, the following are encoded:
- the LOC132924106 gene encoding uncharacterized protein LOC132924106, which translates to MPKRRCVFTPQLKLEFPFLQDADEVGKIFCTICKSVFSIEHGGRSDITQHVTKVKKHLLALSAASKHEKVTSFFLKNDPSGSTDESRRTAAQEGIFAFHTVIHNHSFRSMDCTSSLLKQMYNKKFTCARTKAESIVLNVLAPFAMQQIYKEIENINFATIMIDTSNHKNLKIVPILIRYFKPNSGIQIKVFEVTNLKGETANILSTYIIESLKKHKLSDKIVAFSGDNCNTNFGGVLRKGSNNVFSILNNNLKTNIFGVGCAAHILHNAMQSSADVLPIDVEIIVNKIFQFFHIYTVRVEHLKEFCEYANVEYKNILGSVKTRWLSLLPAITRIIDIYPGLKSYFEKQEKCPTILKSFFNDPMSIVWFHFLQSQLKVVCDTVTKIEGDKISACEVAEELEILVGKIKNRKHLNFLTTNILSLLNDLKNNNMYNESSFKKSTDLFYNTFLSYVEKWGCHFDQLKIFHWVQLINCPTWENVQKCIKFLMENNRNNSNIKLDEDNLFDEFSHVEQIFKSRIHEWQKNSAKVEVKWCEIFEYTKAHNIDTTNISKIVEYSLAIPGTNAAVERIFSTINVLWTDEKNRFLVETIKSIIIVKTHFKNLSCNEFYNILLKETRLLDEIGSAQKYTKTSKEEIYMPSSSK; encoded by the coding sequence atgccCAAAAGACGGTGCGTTTTTACTCcacaattaaaattagaatttccttTTTTACAAGATGCTGACGAagtaggaaaaatattttgtaccataTGTAAGTCAGTGTTTTCTATAGAACATGGTGGACGTTCAGACATAACACAACAtgttacaaaagtaaaaaaacatttactggCATTATCAGCTGCATCAAAACACGAAAAggtaacttctttttttttaaaaaatgatccgAGTGGGTCCACTGACGAAAGTAGACGTACTGCAGCACAAGAAGGGATATTCGCATTTCATACCGTGATACACAATCACTCATTTCGATCAATGGACTGCACATCATctcttttaaaacaaatgtataataaaaaatttacatgtgCGAGAACTAAGGCTGAATCGattgttttaaatgtgttaGCTCCTTTCGCCATGCAACAAATTTATaaggaaatagaaaatataaattttgctaCAATTATGATAGATACTTCTAACCATAAGAACCTAAAAATCGTACCAATTTTAATACGTTATTTCAAACCAAATTCGGGAATACAAATCAAAGTTTTTgaagtaacaaatttaaaaggagaaacagcaaatattttatcaacttatataattgaaagtttaaaaaagcATAAGTTGTCAGATAAAATTGTTGCATTTTCTGGAGATAATTGCAATACTAACTTTGGAGGTGTTTTAAGAAAAggatcaaataatgttttttcaattttaaataacaatttaaaaacgaatatttttggaGTAGGTTGCGCTGCTCATATTTTGCACAACGCTATGCAATCAAGTGCTGATGTGTTACCTATTGATGTAGAAATCATAGTTaacaaaatttttcaattttttcatatcTATACAGTTCGAGTTGAACATTTGAAAGAGTTTTGTGAATATGcaaatgttgaatataaaaatattcttggaagTGTAAAAACTCGTTGGTTATCCTTATTACCTGCAATAACaagaattattgatatttacccGGGCTTAAAATCATACTTCGAGAAACAGGAAAAGTGtcctacaatattaaaatcgttttttaacgATCCTATGTCTATAGTGTggtttcattttttacaaagCCAATTAAAGGTTGTCTGTGATACTGTAACTAAAATAGAAGGAGATAAAATATCAGCCTGTGAAGTTGCAGAGGAATTAGAAATTTtagttggaaaaataaaaaatagaaaacatctAAACTTccttacaacaaatattttatcgcttttaaatgatttaaaaaacaataatatgtataatgaaagctcattcaaaaaaagtactgatctattttataatacttttttatcttACGTAGAAAAATGGGGTTGCCACTTTGAccagttgaaaatatttcattgggTCCAACTAATAAACTGTCCTACTTgggaaaatgttcaaaaatgtattaaatttcttatgGAAAACAACCGAAATAattctaacataaaattagatgaagataatttatttgatgaattcaGTCATGtagaacaaatttttaaatcacgaATTCATGAATGGCAAAAAAATTCCGCTAAAGTAGAAGTTAAGTGGtgtgaaatatttgaatacactaAAGCTCATAACATTGATACAACTAACATATCAAAAATCGTAGAATATTCTTTGGCAATTCCTGGTACAAATGCTGCAGTAGAACGGATTTTTTCAACCATTAATGTGTTGTGGACAgatgaaaaaaatcgatttttggttgaaactatcaaatcaattataatcgtaaaaacacactttaaaaacttatcttgtaatgagttttataatattctattaaaagaaACTAGGTTACTTGATGAAATCGGTTCAGCacaaaagtatacaaaaacatCAAAAGAAGAAATTTACATGCCATcgtcatcaaaataa